The proteins below come from a single Miscanthus floridulus cultivar M001 chromosome 1, ASM1932011v1, whole genome shotgun sequence genomic window:
- the LOC136488631 gene encoding uncharacterized protein, with product MASSSSPSNPASPQPPPLLLPPPEPASAPAPPPPLPDARPRPSPTVADGVRGLLRSGKALIRAVFFGGNSGQPRLPVKHQQHHLHHQQQQHPHNRPGDIMKRIQRETFSDVMKFKEKHDQIEHILSLYKTGKGFEFLDLPIQVKIALDAVGALFLVDRTEFEQAKAILDKVGRRTGLSSRFVFESKTRGKDTIAAELSTQLGAGGHLGRPVELTRLQYSARINKWLSMTLVPFGARCNNFLHSSSMIQNLGIQASFGGPPSFFDHHNCGAGLRIEGSKFTASFAELIFGSGGLDSGGGGTNRMTTFGQVSCKPANDVKLSLSGIWQVHSLSPLFNNLGILAIPLGSLKPENPTVSGTEHTELSVKFNNQTDVSATSHTVVAVHGASPSVQLPQSMALMVDCELYETLRTEGWFQMERSNHGPVRWGFTLSDIADNELGWGVKVSGGTAEERRRNQLQHLVLEGFLNFNVGKGAMLQPGLVCAKMEGKMTPALFLRSSWAM from the exons ATGGCCTCTTCGTCCTCACCCTCCAACCCCGCGTCGCCACAGCCGCCGCCTCTGCTGCTGCCCCCGCCGGAGCCTGCATCTGCACCCGcgcctccaccgccgctgccGGATGCCAGGCCCAGGCCGAGCCCCACCGTCGCCGATGGCGTCCGCGGCCTGCTCAGGTCCGGCAAGGCGCTCATCCGCGCCGTCTTCTTCGGGGGTAACTCCGGCCAGCCGCGCCTTCCCGTGAAGCATCAGCAGCATCACCttcaccaccagcagcagcagcacccgcATAACCGCCCT GGTGATATCATGAAGCGCATACAAAGAGAAACATTTTCCGATGTCATGAAATTCAAGGAGAAACATGATCAGATCGAACACATCCTTTCGTTGTATAAAACTGGCAAAGGGTTTGAGTTCCTAGATCTCCCTATCCAGGTGAAAATAGCACTTGATGCTGTTGGGGCACTGTTTCTTGTCGACCGTACTGAATTCGAACAAGCAAAAGCAATCCTTGACAAGGTGGGGAGAAGAACGGGCCTCAGTTCAAGGTTCGTCTTTGAGTCAAAGACCAGGGGCAAAGACACAATTGCTGCAGAGCTCTCAACTCAGCTTGGAGCAGGTGGCCATTTGGGGAGACCTGTAGAGCTGACTAGGCTGCAGTACAGTGCTCGGATCAACAAATGGCTGTCGATGACCTTAGTCCCGTTTGGAGCCCGGTGCAACAACTTCTTGCATAGTTCAAGCATGATTCAG AATCTAGGGATTCAAGCCTCTTTCGGCGGTCCACCTTCATTTTTCGACCATCACAACTGCGGTGCTGGTTTGAGAATCGAAGGGTCCAAATTCACCGCCTCCTTTGCTGAGCTAATCTTCGGTTCAGGAGGACTAGACAGTGGGGGCGGAGGAACTAACCGCATGACAACATTCGGGCAAGTGTCCTGCAAACCAGCCAATGATGTCAAGCTCAGTTTGTCGGGAATTTGGCAGGTCCACTCATTGTCGCCCCTGTTCAACAATCTCGGAATCCTTGCTATTCCACTAGGCAGCCTAAAACCAGAAAACCCCACCGTAAGCGGTACAGAACATACAGAATTGAGTGTGAAGTTCAACAATCAGACTGATGTCAGTGCCACTTCACACACCGTAGTGGCAGTGCACGGTGCCTCTCCCTCTGTGCAGCTACCGCAGTCGATGGCGCTGATGGTGGACTGCGAGCTGTATGAAACTCTCAGGACAGAGGGGTGGTTTCAGATGGAGAGGTCCAACCATGGACCAGTGCGCTGGGGCTTTACCTTGTCCGACATCGCAGATAATGAACTCGGGTGGGGCGTGAAGGTGAGCGGCGGCACGGctgaagagaggaggaggaatcAGCTGCAGCACCTAGTACTGGAAGGATTCCTCAACTTCAACGTTGGTAAGGGCGCGATGCTGCAACCAGGACTTGTGTGTGCCAAAATGGAGGGTAAGATGACGCCAGCGCTGTTTCTGCGCTCGTCCTGGGCCATGTGA